Proteins from a single region of Ogataea parapolymorpha DL-1 chromosome IV, whole genome shotgun sequence:
- a CDS encoding Dihydroorotase, whose product MAIELGYTADYHVHLRQDEMMRLVTPTVRQGGVSIAYIMPNLVPPITTLDRVIEYKQELEQLCNSTTFLMTFYLSKDLTPELVEEAAQKKAIRGIKCYPSGVTTNSNAGVDPNDFSQFYPIFEVMQKHGLVLNLHGEKPSVSSEEGKDIHVLNAEPEFLPALFKLHRDFPKLKIVLEHCTTKAAVDAIHEINKDLKDGEQPTVVASITAHHLFLIVDDWAGNPLNFCKPVAKLPEDKRALISAATSGKPYFIFGSDSAPHDVHKKAVHTGVCAGVYTQPYAIAYLAEVFDKHGKLDKLKDFVSTFGNSFYEMDESKLRSKQKCWLVEKPNVVADTVAQGGLTVVPFRPGSKLRYAVEWR is encoded by the coding sequence ATGGCTATCGAACTGGGGTACACCGCAGATTACCACGTCCATCTACGACAGGATGAAATGATGAGACTCGTCACTCCTACAGTCAGGCAAGGAGGAGTGTCTATAGCATACATCATGCCCAACCTGGTCCCACCTATCACGACCTTGGACCGTGTAATCGAGTACAAGCAGgaacttgagcagctgtgcAATTCCACCACTTTTTTGATGACATTTTACCTGAGTAAAGACCTGACGCCAGaattggtggaggaggccgcGCAAAAAAAGGCGATCCGCGGTATCAAGTGCTATCCGTCCGGCGTCACCACGAACTCGAACGCAGGCGTGGACCCCAACGATTTTTCACAGTTTTACCCGATCTTCGAGGTTATGCAGAAGCATGGGCTTGTGCTCAATCTGCACGGTGAGAAGCCGTCGGTTTCGAGCGAAGAAGGCAAGGACATCCACGTGCTGAACGCAGAACCTGAATTTCTGCCTGCTCTTTTCAAGCTGCACAGAGACTTTCCaaaactcaaaatcgtcCTTGAACACTGCACCACCAAGGCTGCCGTCGACGCGATAcacgagatcaacaaggaccTGAAGGACGGCGAACAGCCAACCGTCGTGGCGTCCATCACGGCACACCATCTGTTCCTAATTGTGGACGACTGGGCCGGCAACCCGCTCAATTTCTGCAAGCCGGTGGCTAAGCTGCCAGAGGACAAGAGAGCCCTGATTTCGGCTGCCACGTCCGGCAAGCCGTACTTCATCTTCGGATCAGACTCTGCTCCCCACGACGTCCATAAAAAGGCAGTCCACACAGGCGTTTGTGCGGGTGTGTATACCCAGCCGTACGCCATTGCATACCTGGCCGAGGTGTTTGATAAGCACGGAAAACTCGACAAATTGAAGGATTTTGTGTCAACGTTTGGAAACAGCTTCTACGAAATGGACGAGTCCAAACTGCGCTCCAAGCAGAAATGCTGGCTGGTCGAAAAACCAAACGTCGTCGCCGACACTGTCGCACAGGGCGGACTGACCGTGGTCCCATTCCGTCCTGGTTCCAAACTCAGGTACGCAGTCGAGTGGAGATAG
- a CDS encoding 26S proteasome regulatory subunit RPN13 — translation MVLSTPLKFKAGKVDYNEETKVYTPNPTKGEIVISQSDEGDEFYLFVWKPRETTVGGVESEELLVIAGDVTWKKVNSCKTGRVYMLTFLSSGAKNLFWMQDINDDENDPSKETEKDKEIFRKINDLFKESE, via the coding sequence ATGGTTCTTTCCACTCCTCTCAAATTCAAAGCGGGCAAGGTCGACTACAACGAGGAAACCAAGGTGTACACGCCGAATCCCACCAAGGGCGAGATTGTGATCAGCCAAAGCGACGAGGGAGACGAGTTTTACCTGTTTGTGTGGAAGCCGCGCGAGACGACCGTTGGCGGGGTCGAGTCGGAGGAATTGCTTGTCATTGCCGGCGATGTCACGTGGAAAAAGGTCAACTCGTGCAAGACGGGAAGAGTGTACATGCTGACGTTCCTGAGCAGCGGTGCCAAAAACCTGTTTTGGATGCAGGAcatcaacgacgacgaaaacgatCCATCTAAGGAGACAGAGAAGGACAAGGAGATTTTCCGCAAGATCAATGATCTCTTCAAGGAAAGCGAATGA
- a CDS encoding Ornithine aminotransferase car2: protein MVSPEFNLSSAKAIEYEHEYAAHNYHPLPVVFSRAQGAKVWDPEGNEYLDFLSAYSAVNQGHCHPRIINALVEQAHKLTLSSRAFSSDVFGSYAKYVTEFFGYECVLPMNTGAEAVETALKLARRWGYKKKGIPPNEAIVLSCADNFHGRSLAIVSMSTDPEARDHFGPYLEKVGPVIPGTDNQILRYGNIEDVELAFANAGDKIAAILIEPIQGEAGIVVPPKDYFARVKELCKKYNVLLIADEIQTGIARTGKLLCWEHYLPRENKPDMVLLGKAISGGVLPVSAVLSSKEIMHTLEPGSHGSTYGGNPLASRVAIEALEVVKDEKLVERSAELGEFFQGELEKLKQESKGVIKEVRGKGLLCAIVVDDTKTNGKTAWDLCLKMKDHGVLAKPTHEHIIRLAPPLVISKEDLVKGVDSIRQALKEIVN, encoded by the coding sequence ATGGTTTCTCCCGAGTTCAACCTGTCCTCTGCCAAGGCTATCGAATACGAGCACGAATACGCCGCTCACAACTACCACCCGCTCCCTGTGGTGTTCTCCCGGGCCCAGGGCGCCAAGGTCTGGGATCCTGAAGGAAACGAGTACCTCGACTTCCTGTCGGCCTATTCTGCCGTCAACCAGGGCCACTGCCACCCTCGTATCATCAACGctcttgttgagcaggccCACAAGCTGACTCTTTCGTCCAGAGCGTTTTCCTCGGACGTTTTTGGCTCGTATGCAAAATACGTGACTGAATTTTTTGGCTACGAGTGTGTTCTGCCGATGAACACCGGTGCCGAGGCCGTCGAGACAGCTTTGAAGTTGGCCAGAAGATGGGGttacaagaagaagggcaTTCCTCCAAATGAGGCCATCGTTTTATCCTGCGCAGACAATTTCCACGGCAGATCGCTGGCCATCGTCAGTATGTCCACCGATCCAGAGGCCAGAGATCACTTTGGCCCATACCTCGAAAAAGTGGGCCCTGTGATTCCAGGAACCGACAACCAGATCCTGCGCTACGGCAACATCGAGGACGTCGAGCTGGCATTCGCCAACGCGGGCGACAAAATCGCCGCTATTCTGATCGAGCCAATCCAAGGAGAGGCTGGTATTGTGGTGCCACCAAAAGACTACTTTGCCCGTGTCAAGGAGCTGtgcaaaaaatacaacGTGTTGCTCATAGCCGACGAGATCCAGACCGGTATTGCCAGAACTGGAAAACTGCTCTGTTGGGAGCACTATTTACCAAGAGAAAATAAACCAGACATGGTGCTTCTTGGAAAGGCCATCTCGGGAGGTGTTTTGCCTGTGTCTGCCGTGCTGTCTTCCAAGGAGATCATGCACACTCTGGAGCCGGGCTCCCACGGATCCACGTACGGCGGCAACCCTCTGGCCTCGCGCGTGGCCATTGAGGCCCTGGAGGTGGTCAAGGatgagaagctggtggaaagaTCTGCCGAGCTCGGCGAATTTTTCCAGGGAGAACTCGAGAAGCTCAAACAGGAGTCCAAGGGCGTCATCAAGGAGGTCAGAGGCAAGGGACTTCTGTGCGCCATCGTTGTCGACGACACCAAGACCAACGGCAAGACAGCCTGGGACCTGTGtctgaagatgaaggaCCACGGCGTCTTGGCCAAGCCAACTCACGAGCACATCATCAGACTCGCTCCGCCATTGGTCATCTCGAAAGAAGACCTCGTCAAGGGCGTGGACAGCATCAGACAGGCATTGAAGGAGATTGTTAATTGA
- a CDS encoding putative membrane protein translates to MTTIGSLRSPSFIALLVGMAIPPLVLHEMGSRYPNMIYRTEDERSLRKLQKDLDMFNGRLATLESVVSGKPKFH, encoded by the exons ATGACCACCATAGGTTCCCTGAGAAGTCCAAG CTTTATTGCGTTGCTGGTAGGAATGGCTATCCCACCACTAGTGCTCCACGAAATGGGGTCCAGGTATCCGAACATGATCTACCGAACAGAGGACGAGCGCAGCTTGCGCAAACTCCAAAAAGACCTCGATATGTTCAACGGCCGGCTTGCCACGCTCGAAAGCGTGGTGTCAGGCAAACCGAAGTTCCATTAA
- a CDS encoding V-type proton ATPase subunit D: MSSANREQVFPTRMTLSLMKGKLKGAQQGHSLLKRKSEALTKRFRDITKRIDDAKRKMGRVMQTAAFSLAEVSYATGGNIGYQVQESVNKARFRVRARQENVSGVYLPQFEADIDESINDFKMTGLGRGGQQVQKAKDVYTKSVQTLVDLASLQTAFVILDEVIKVTNRRVNAIEHVIIPRTENTIAYINSELDELDREEFYRLKKVQEKKQQANAQLDAENAARKAKALAEQPQEETKQESQEVPDLTAQTEDDVIF; this comes from the exons ATGTCGTCTGCAAACAG AGAGCAGGTCTTCCCGACACGGATGACGCTGAGTTTGATGAAGGGGAAGCTGAAGGGGGCTCAGCAGGGCCATTCGCTACTGAAACGTAAATCTGAAGCGTTGACCAAGAGATTTAGAGATATCACCAAACGGATAGACGACGCCAAGAGAAAGATGGGCCGTGTGATGCAGACGGCGGCATTTTCGTTGGCGGAGGTCTCATACGCCACAGGTGGCAACATTGGATACCAAGTTCAGGAATCTGTGAACAAAGCACGTTTCCGGGTGCGTGCTCGCCAGGAGAACGTCTCCGGAGTGTATTTGCCGCAATTCGAGGccgacatcgacgagagCATTAACGACTTCAAGATGACAGGTCTGGGAAGAGGAGGACAGCAGGTTCAGAAGGCCAAGGACGTCTACACGAAGAGTGTACAGAcgcttgttgatcttgcgTCGCTACAGACTGCATTTGTCATTCTAgacgaggtgatcaagGTGACCAACAGAAGAGTGAACGCTATTGAGCACGTGATTATCCCGCGCACGGAAAACACCATTGCTTACATCAACTcggagctggacgagcttgaCAGAGAGGAGTTCTACCGGCTGAAGAAAGtgcaggagaagaagcagcaggCTAATGCGCAGCTTGATGCCGAGAACGCTGCCAGAAAGGCCAAGGCTCTTGCTGAGCAGCCGCAGGAAGAGACAAAACAGGAATCGCAGGAGGTGCCTGACCTGACTGCGCAGACAGAAGACGACGTGATATTTTGA
- a CDS encoding Pre-mRNA-splicing factor syf1 produces the protein MSGGLVRSDDVEAELAVHKEPYLLENWLDYIEHKRGSPEVEILQIYRRALRRLPQSFKLWTGYLELAHRLAGKGDVEFLVKTYEQCLASLSEFPGLWERFLVFLVENLDQLDISYVRRRFNEALQSLSVSQHFGVWKLFIRFADMVGGRTSFTVYRRYFDFRAKLVDYGDLFADLPDLDTVIDKLVYYTDSADQFAKLGPVFETIAQNTSLLMQLSISEFSLYSTYFDLVLEFGDEKDARKMYRHLADKFVDQRCLLSIKLAACYEKNDRFLEAEDIFEKELKRVNNLHDFQLIFEAYTEMEDRRMTSLSQKLDDDTARELDVVMDRFEDLLARRKYLVSDTALRQNPDNVHEWLSRIALFDSKNEIADCYAQAAETIRPQKVQLPGLFPKFWIQYAKFYAENGDVTTARKIFQTSTKVPFRHIEDLVDIWLAWAEWELEKDRERAVRVLEKALETPKYDGKINYLDEDLSPQMRIHKSTRLWQYYLDLIKSSKNLEATCKAYDRMIDVKVATAQSILDYAGFLEDKKLYEESFRVYERGVLLFRYPVVYEIWIVYLDKILHYQPQLSIGVERIRDLFENALQNCPPELSKPIFLLYAQFEETRGSKLLALKVYHRAIEYIPANAEKVELYSLLAAQTVRFKNLESAREVYQSALESVSVNAPGFLDVLVQGFIGLELQLGQYRRCREIYRYAARLLMQFAKREQDVEHVWSLWKQFEVDNGAEESYKELLRFKRHLENTVVNVRAKTTDSIGFVHKETRGTLDDGTTGNSAEIALDIDEME, from the coding sequence ATGTCCGGAGGTTTGGTGCGATCAGACGACGTGGAGGCCGAGCTTGCGGTCCACAAGGAACCAtatttgctggagaacTGGCTGGATTATATAGAGCACAAGCGGGGCTCTCCAGAGGTAGAAATTCTGCAGATTTACCGACGCGCACTCAGACGCTTGCCTCAGTCATTCAAGCTTTGGACGGGCTATCTCGAGCTGGCCCACAGGCTCGCTGGCAAAGGAGACGTGGAATTTTTGGTCAAGACGTACGAGCAATGTTTGGCGAGTTTGAGCGAGTTTCCTGGTCTCTGGGAGAGGTTTCTCGTGTTTCTCGTAGAGAACCTTGATCAGTTGGATATATCCTACGTTCGTCGACGGTTCAACGAGGCATTGCAAAGTTTAAGTGTTTCGCAGCATTTCGGTGTATGGAAGTTGTTTATCCGCTTTGCTGACATGGTTGGCGGACGCACAAGTTTTACCGTGTACAGGCGATATTTTGATTTTAGGGCGAAGCTTGTGGACTACGGCGATCTGTTTGCGGACCTTCCAGATTTGGACACAGTTATAGACAAGCTTGTGTACTATACGGACTCAGCAGACCAGTTTGCGAAGCTCGGACCAGTTTTCGAGACAATAGCCCAAAATACCAGTCTTTTGATGCAGCTCTCCATTTCAGAGTTCAGCCTATACAGCACCTATTTCGACCTAGTTCTGGAATTTggagacgaaaaagacgcGCGAAAAATGTATCGGCATCTTGCCGACAAGTTCGTCGACCAGCGGTGCCTGCTTTCAATAAAACTTGCGGCCTGCTATGAAAAAAACGATAGATTTCTGGAAGCAGaagatatttttgaaaaggAGCTAAAAAGAGTGAACAACCTGCACGACTTCCAGTTGATTTTCGAGGCATACACAGAAATGGAAGACAGACGAATGACTTCCTTATCACAGAAGCTTGACGACGACACCGCGCGCGAGCTGGATGTCGTGATGGACAGATTCGAGGATCTGCTGGCCAGGAGAAAATATCTGGTCAGCGACACGGCACTTCGCCAGAATCCCGATAATGTACACGAGTGGCTGAGCAGAATTGCTCTGTTTGACAGCAAAAACGAAATTGCAGACTGCTACGCACAGGCAGCTGAAACAATCCGGCCGCAAAAAGTGCAGCTGCCAGGACTATTTCCGAAATTCTGGATCCAGTATGCAAAGTTCTATGCGGAAAATGGCGACGTCACAACGGCAAGGAAAATCTTTCAGACATCCACTAAGGTTCCCTTCCGCCACATTGAAGACCTGGTCGATATCTGGCTGGCATGGGCAGAGTgggagctggaaaaggaTCGCGAGCGGGCAGTGAGGGTGCTCGAAAAAGCGCTTGAGACTCCAAAATATGACGGAAAAATTAACTACCTGGACGAGGATCTTAGTCCGCAGATGCGCATCCACAAGTCCACGAGGCTTTGGCAATATTATCTGGATTTAATAAagagctccaaaaatttGGAAGCAACATGCAAAGCATACGACAGAATGATCGACGTCAAGGTCGCCACTGCGCAATCGATTTTGGACTACGCAGGATTCCTAGAAGACAAAAAGCTTTATGAAGAGTCGTTCAGGGTTTACGAACGCGGAGTGCTGCTCTTTCGCTACCCAGTGGTGTACGAGATATGGATTGTCTACCTTGACAAAATTCTGCATTACCAACCTCAACTCTCAATCGGAGTTGAAAGAATTCGGGACTTGTTTGAAAATGCACTGCAAAACTGTCCTCCCGAACTGTCCAAGCCAATTTTCTTGCTGTATGCGCAGTTTGAGGAGACCAGGGGCTCGAAACTGCTGGCGCTCAAGGTGTACCACCGGGCCATCGAGTACATCCCAGCAAATGCCGAAAAAGTTGAGCTGTACAGCCTGCTGGCGGCCCAGACGGTCCGGTTCAAGAACCTCGAGAGCGCAAGAGAGGTCTACCAGAGCGCGCTGGAGTCCGTGTCGGTCAACGCTCCGGGCTTCCTCGATGTGCTGGTGCAAGGGTTTATAGGCCTGGAGCTGCAGCTGGGCCAGTACCGGCGGTGTCGCGAGATATATCGGTACGCTGCGCGGCTTTTGATGCAGTTTGCGAAGCGTGAGCAGGATGTGGAGCATGTGTGGAGTTTGTGGAAGCAGTTTGAAGTGGACAACGGGGCGGAGGAGAGCTACAAGGAGCTGCTACGGTTCAAGAGGCATTTAGAGAACACTGTGGTGAATGTGCGCGCCAAGACGACGGATTCGATCGGATTTGTGCACAAGGAGACCCGTGGGACCTTGGACGACGGCACAACGGGAAACAGTGCCGAGATAGCGTTAGATATAGACGAAATGGAATAA
- a CDS encoding Protein AFG1 has translation MLIVRSSLFQLGCRSIYWTGIRRHGTSPLQRYDHLVAQHRLKDDAYQRGILSSLEGLYSELVRYQPPKVDEPDIRDLTPKTGLSKVFGSFFRKKKAAPEQAVSVPNGIYLYGDVGCGKTMLMDLFYQTVPKHLTKRRVHFHQFMQNLHKRSHELKMKHGGKQDIDVIPLLAWELAQKSTVLCFDEFQVTDVADAMLLRRLLNLVLRPDHGLILFATSNRAPDDLYINGIQRESFIPCIQLIKRTTKVIYLNSPTDYRKVPKPLSSVYYFPKPGIRFDSKASRRQQKEHIDTWYQFFAQGVPPKENVPLRIWGRDLVVPISSPPNVAMFTFDQLCGQPLAAGDYLTLASSYKAFIVTDIPYLSVNVRDRVRRFITFLDAVYDSHGCLAVTAAAPFTDIFVEPEDIGDGDYSLSRTTSEEVEDALENDDLVKNHGFDKKVAKKAAMFGTLDEERFAFARALSRLSQMSTQHWIDDRFS, from the coding sequence atgttgATTGTACGCTCTTCGCTGTTCCAGCTCGGTTGCCGAAGCATTTACTGGACCGGCATTCGCCGCCATGGCACGTCGCCTCTGCAGAGATACGACCACCTGGTGGCTCAGCACAGATTGAAGGACGACGCGTACCAGCGAGGCATTCTGAGCAGCTTGGAGGGGTTATACTCCGAGCTTGTCCGTTACCAGCCTCCAAAAGTGGACGAGCCAGACATTAGAGACCTTACTCCCAAGACAGGGCTGTCGAAGGTATTTGGGTCCTTTTtcaggaagaaaaaagcAGCGCCAGAGcaagctgtttctgtgcctAACGGTATTTATCTCTACGGAGACGTGGGGTGCGGGAAGACCATGTTGATGGACCTTTTCTACCAAACAGTCCCCAAACATCTCACCAAACGCAGAGTGCATTTCCACCAGTTCATGCAAAATCTGCACAAACGCTCGCACGAACTCAAAATGAAACATGGGGGCAAGCAGGATATCGACGTGATTCCGCTGTTGGCGTGGGAGCTGGCGCAAAAATCGACGGTGCTGTGTTTTGACGAGTTCCAAGTCACCGATGTTGCTGACGCAATGCTGCTAAGACGGCTACTGAACCTGGTTCTGCGGCCGGACCATGGCTTAATCCTGTTTGCAACTTCCAACAGGGCCCCGGATGATCTCTACATCAACGGAATCCAGCGCGAGTCGTTTATTCCCTGCAtccagctgatcaaaagaACGACAAAGGTCATCTATCTCAATTCGCCAACAGACTATAGGAAAGTTCCTAAGCCTCTGTCCTCCGTGTACTATTTCCCTAAACCAGGCATCCGTTTCGACTCCAAGGCGTCGCGAAGACAGCAGAAGGAGCACATCGACACCTGGTACCAGTTTTTTGCCCAGGGAGTCCCGCCAAAGGAGAACGTGCCGCTGCGGATCTGGGGCCGCGACCTTGTCGTGCCGATTAGCTCGCCGCCCAATGTTGCCATGTTCACCTTCGACCAGCTCTGTGGCCAGCCGCTTGCTGCCGGCGACTACCTGACGCTGGCGTCATCCTATAAAGCGTTCATCGTGACAGACATCCCATATTTGAGCGTCAACGTGCGCGACCGAGTGCGAAGATTTATTACGTTTTTGGACGCCGTCTACGACAGCCACGGGTGTCTTGCCGTCACGGCGGCTGCTCCGTTCACAGACATTTTTGTTGAGCCCGAGGACATTGGCGACGGCGACTACTCGCTATCGCGCACCACGTCGGAAGAAGTAGAGGACGCCCTGGAAAACGACGATCTGGTGAAAAACCACGGCTTCGACAAAaaggtggccaagaaggcGGCTATGTTTGGCACACTAGATGAGGAACGGTTTGCGTTTGCTAGAGCGCTCAGCAGATTGAGCCAAATGAGCACACAGCACTGGATCGATGATAGATTTTCTTAG
- a CDS encoding U3 small nucleolar RNA-associated protein 4, translating into MDIHRCRFVDYTPHTVTSLAFSHNSVSDSCPHELRLAVGRADGSIEVWNPRGKHANWLKEHVIPGCRGRSVEGLVWCSDEGQSRLFSIGGSTYLTEWDVAKSVPLHNHDCNAGVIWSLAANQSQNKIAVGCEDGSVVIIDITGGPGVMEHERILQRQQSRVLSLCWYKDDMIIGGCADGRIRCWDIKGQLLQTLRVDKSKTESTLVWSLYMVANGSQLVSGDSTGSVKFWDMKHFVLQQSFNVHEADVLTLTGNMSGTTVFSAGVDRKIFQFQLVDNGKKSHKWMNSTNRLLHGNDVRAMASYESRNLDLLVSGGVERVVAVNSLRNFQNSMVFKLPLNANNVIINDEQRLLIMWQDQTVKIWRFLDNQEKTLAAKLTLSDPESISDVAVSKNGRYLVVSRLSIVRIYELIETDTAKLQVVKVPAAKLEDIGAKKARVLDALGLILLVTNSNEYLSVRFNVDDDDDVSEFDEAQDVVEYDVDNECELLDASQDSRLVASAGYNGKISVLDLGSGEARVLVRLNEVPTALRFTSNNTLLVATMEHKLFEFNLDGELHTEWSKKK; encoded by the coding sequence ATGGATATTCATCGGTGTCGATTTGTGGATTATACGCCGCACACGGTAACTTCGCTTGCGTTCTCGCACAACTCTGTGAGCGACAGCTGTCCACACGAGCTCCGTTTGGCAGTGGGGCGCGCCGATGGGTCGATAGAGGTGTGGAACCCACGCGGGAAACACGCCAACTGGCTCAAAGAGCACGTCATTCCCGGGTGTCGGGGCAGATCCGTCGAGGGACTCGTGTGGTGCAGTGATGAGGGACAATCCAGGCTGTTTTCTATTGGCGGATCAACATATCTAACCGAGTGGGACGTTGCGAAAAGCGTTCCTTTACATAACCACGACTGCAATGCGGGTGTAATATGGTCTTTGGCCGCCAACCAGTCGCAGAATAAAATTGCTGTGGGCTGTGAGGACGGCTCTGTGGTGATAATAGACATTACAGGAGGTCCTGGTGTGATGGAACACGAACGAATCTTGCAACGACAGCAATCGCGAGTTTTGAGTCTATGCTGGTATAAAGACGATATGATCATCGGTGGATGCGCAGACGGGCGAATCAGATGCTGGGATATCAAGGGACAATTATTACAGACACTGAGGGTTGACAAGTCGAAGACAGAGAGCACGCTTGTGTGGAGTCTCTACATGGTTGCAAATGGGAGCCAGCTGGTTTCCGGAGACTCTACCGGAAGCGTCAAGTTCTGGGACATGAAACACTTTGTGTTGCAGCAGAGTTTCAACGTCCATGAGGCAGACGTTCTGACACTCACAGGAAACATGAGTGGCACCACTGTGTTCAGTGCTGGAGTGGACCGCAAGATATTCCAGTTTCAGCTAGTTGACAACGGGAAAAAATCGCATAAATGGATGAACAGCACAAACAGGCTACTGCATGGCAACGACGTGCGTGCCATGGCGTCGTACGAGTCGCGCAATTTAGATCTTTTGGTCAGCGGTGGTGTGGAAAGAGTGGTTGCCGTGAATTCTTTGAGGAATTTCCAAAACAGCATGGTGTTCAAGCTTCCGCTGAACGCTAACAATGTGATAATAAACGACGAACAGAGACTGTTAATTATGTGGCAGGACCAGACCGTGAAAATATGGCGTTTTCTGGACAACCAGGAGAAGACACTGGCCGCCAAGCTCACCCTTTCAGACCCCGAGAGCATTAGTGATGTTGCTGTCTCCAAGAACGGACGGTATTTGGTAGTTTCGCGTTTGAGCATTGTCCGCATAtacgagctgatcgagaCAGATACAGCCAAGCTGCAGGTGGTCAAAGTGCCGGCTGCCAAACTGGAAGACATCGGAGCCAAGAAAGCGCGCGTTCTGGACGCTTTGGGACTCATCCTGCTGGTGACAAACAGCAATGAGTATCTGAGTGTGCGGTTCAatgtggacgacgacgacgatgtGTCTGAGTTCGACGAGGCCCAGGACGTGGTGGAGTACGATGTGGACAACGAGTGCGAGCTTTTGGACGCCAGCCAGGACTCGCGGCTTGTTGCTAGTGCTGGCTACAATGGCAAGATCTCTGTGCTGGATCTCGGGTCTGGCGAAGCGCGCGTGCTGGTGAGACTGAATGAGGTGCCGACGGCCTTACGGTTCACGTCGAATAACACGCTtctggtggccaccatGGAGCATAAGCTTTTCGAATTCAATTTGGACGGCGAGCTGCACACCGAGTGgtccaaaaaaaaatag